A window from Enterocloster bolteae encodes these proteins:
- a CDS encoding FadR/GntR family transcriptional regulator: MNENVVESIYNKMVESITNGQWAAGSKIPTENELAKTYQVSRSSVRQAISRLKALGLLESRQGSGTVIKKSGISATLSDIIPTIMFEIEDNLQIFEFHKGIQIECAKLACLRYTDEQMEQLMFHSRKMNEYYSDDNRNRAIFHDLECHKTICEMSGNLMFVRATEIIYQRLEQCFFQICATFDYKESIVFHERLIAALKDRNPIFSSSVMEAHQWDTYQKFLNISKNSHRSP; the protein is encoded by the coding sequence ATGAATGAAAATGTTGTGGAATCTATTTATAACAAGATGGTAGAAAGTATCACCAATGGCCAATGGGCTGCAGGCAGTAAAATACCCACAGAAAATGAACTGGCTAAGACTTATCAGGTCAGCAGGAGCTCTGTGAGGCAGGCTATTTCCCGGTTAAAGGCTCTTGGGCTGCTTGAATCCAGGCAGGGGTCTGGTACTGTAATTAAAAAAAGCGGAATATCTGCGACTTTAAGTGATATTATACCCACGATCATGTTTGAAATTGAGGACAACCTTCAAATATTTGAATTCCATAAAGGAATTCAGATTGAATGTGCAAAGCTTGCCTGCCTTCGATACACGGACGAACAGATGGAACAGCTTATGTTTCATTCCAGGAAGATGAATGAATACTATTCTGACGATAATCGTAATCGGGCTATTTTTCACGATTTGGAGTGCCATAAGACAATCTGTGAGATGTCTGGAAACCTTATGTTTGTGCGGGCCACGGAAATTATATACCAGAGGCTGGAACAGTGCTTTTTTCAAATTTGCGCTACATTTGATTATAAAGAGAGTATTGTCTTTCATGAGCGTCTGATAGCAGCTTTAAAAGATCGAAATCCTATATTCTCTTCATCTGTCATGGAGGCTCACCAATGGGATACATATCAGAAATTTTTGAATATCAGCAAAAACTCGCACAGATCTCCTTAA
- a CDS encoding sugar ABC transporter substrate-binding protein, whose amino-acid sequence MKKLAVLFLAAFMGLTACSSAQKDTPTESPTTEASTTATGTETADTQSVPSEKEQIPHTEVDIKYPAIIEVNEDVYADKPYKIAYANWNDENSISIIVRDSVLDACRYYGVDCMVFDNKQDANQAITNCDTAIQAGVDYYLNFNQDESINAAIADKLEKAGIPMISIQTKARDGIDPEYHIDNYKFGTLCGELLIKEAGERWPDEKPVLFVAGHPESGVNFIQRAEGCKDSVLEALPKTEVFEISTEGDPEITRQRTADFLTAHPNGKIMMWCHIDQNTMGMLAAVKAAGRVDDVIITSCGANPVAFEELKKDDSPILGTVAQFSERFGWDLLPMVIEHLNDGTKPPLETVPPLDIITKENLYTYYPDA is encoded by the coding sequence ATGAAAAAACTTGCAGTACTTTTTTTGGCGGCATTCATGGGACTTACTGCATGCAGTAGTGCCCAGAAAGATACACCGACAGAATCCCCCACAACAGAAGCATCAACAACTGCAACCGGGACAGAAACTGCCGATACACAGTCTGTTCCATCTGAAAAAGAACAGATTCCTCATACAGAGGTAGACATTAAATATCCTGCGATAATTGAGGTAAATGAAGATGTCTACGCTGATAAACCTTACAAGATTGCTTACGCAAACTGGAATGATGAAAACTCTATTTCAATTATCGTAAGAGATTCTGTATTGGATGCCTGCAGGTATTACGGAGTAGATTGTATGGTATTTGATAATAAACAGGATGCAAACCAGGCCATTACAAATTGTGATACAGCCATTCAGGCAGGGGTAGATTACTATCTAAATTTTAACCAGGATGAATCCATCAATGCCGCCATTGCCGATAAGCTTGAAAAGGCAGGAATCCCCATGATATCCATACAGACAAAAGCAAGGGACGGTATTGATCCAGAATACCACATTGATAATTATAAATTTGGCACACTATGTGGTGAACTGCTTATAAAAGAAGCCGGGGAGCGCTGGCCAGATGAAAAACCGGTTCTGTTTGTGGCCGGGCATCCGGAAAGTGGAGTGAACTTTATCCAAAGGGCAGAAGGCTGTAAAGACTCTGTGCTGGAAGCCCTGCCTAAGACAGAGGTGTTCGAAATCAGTACAGAAGGCGACCCAGAGATCACAAGACAGAGGACAGCAGACTTTCTGACTGCCCATCCGAATGGAAAAATCATGATGTGGTGCCATATCGACCAGAATACCATGGGCATGCTGGCCGCCGTAAAGGCAGCCGGACGGGTTGATGATGTAATCATTACCTCCTGTGGCGCTAATCCAGTGGCTTTTGAGGAGTTGAAAAAAGATGATTCTCCCATTCTTGGGACTGTAGCCCAGTTCTCCGAGCGGTTTGGATGGGACCTGCTTCCTATGGTAATTGAACATTTAAATGACGGAACAAAACCGCCCCTTGAAACGGTTCCGCCTCTTGACATTATTACGAAAGAAAATCTCTACACCTATTATCCGGATGCATAG